CCGAGCCACAAATTCTCGTGGGTAACGATGGCGGCGCAGGCGCAGCCGGGATGACCATTGTATTGTACCTTTACCGCGAATCTTTCATTAATAACTACTTCGGCTACGGTGCTGCGGTTGGTTGGGGCATGTTCCTCATTATCGCCCTGTTCTCGATTGTGAACTGGAAGCTCGTTCAAGGCAAGTCATCCTGATGTGACAAGGGGGGAGCGCTCATGACGTCCAAATCTCTCAAATCGCTGGTGTTGTATATCGGTCTTATCGGGGGCATGCTCATTTCCATGTTCCCGTTCTATTGGCTGATTGTAATGTCCACCCGGACGACGTCCGACATTTATAAGTTCCCACCTCAGCTCTGGTTTGGGAGCGAGCTATGGAATAATGTTAGTCGAGTACTACAGCAGATCGACTTCTGGGGCGCATTCATGAATACGTTGTTTGTATCGGGCTTGGTGACGGTACTGGTGCTGTTTTTTGACTCACTGGCAGGGTTTGCGTTTGCGAAGTTTGAATTCCCGGGTAAAAAATGGCTCTTCGTCCTACTGCTCGCCACCATGATGGTGCCTTCCCAGCTGTCGCTGGTCCCTTCCTTTGTGCTCATGGCGACGTTCGGATGGGTTGGCTCCTTCAAAGCCCTCATTATTCCGGGCATGGTGAACGCCTTCGGCATATTCTGGATTCGCCAATATGCCACGGAGTCCATACCGAATGACCTGCTGGATGCCGGACGAATCGACGGCTGTAACTTTTTTCGGCTCTATTGGAACGTGGCGTTGCCCATTCTGCGACCTGCGTTTGCTTTCCTCGGTGCGTTCACGTTTATTGGCGTATGGAATGATTATCTCTGGCCCCTGATCGTCCTGACGGATGCACGAAAGTATACGCTGCAGATTGCGTTGTCTCAATTAAACGGACTGTACAATACGGATTACGCGATGGTTATCGCGGGTACATTGCTGGCTGTTATTC
This window of the Paenibacillus marchantiae genome carries:
- a CDS encoding carbohydrate ABC transporter permease, whose product is MTSKSLKSLVLYIGLIGGMLISMFPFYWLIVMSTRTTSDIYKFPPQLWFGSELWNNVSRVLQQIDFWGAFMNTLFVSGLVTVLVLFFDSLAGFAFAKFEFPGKKWLFVLLLATMMVPSQLSLVPSFVLMATFGWVGSFKALIIPGMVNAFGIFWIRQYATESIPNDLLDAGRIDGCNFFRLYWNVALPILRPAFAFLGAFTFIGVWNDYLWPLIVLTDARKYTLQIALSQLNGLYNTDYAMVIAGTLLAVIPLIVMFLFISRQFISDIAAGAVKD